The genomic stretch AAGGCATTTTTTTCTTTTAATAAAGATTGAAAATAACGAATCATGGTAACGAAGTTTTTAATCGATTCCAAGCCGCCGCCTTTCGCGCCAAATTCGCCTGCGCGTTCCAGCGTTTCCCAAAGCGTGATGTTACTTTCATTGGCAATGGTTTGCAATTTTTCCATTGTGGTTTTGCCGATGCCGCGCACAGGATAATTGATAATTCTTTTCAACGCTTCCTCGTCGCGCGTGTTGCCAATGACGCGCAAGTATGCAATAAAATCTTTGATTTCTTTTCGTTGATAAAAGCTCAAGCCGCCGTAAATTTTGTACGGAATACCCGCTCGACGCAGGTTTTCTTCATACGAGCGGCTTTGCGCATTGGTTCTGTACAAAATAGAAAAATCGCTGTTGTTGTAATGATTGCGAAGCTTTTGTTCCTGAATGGTTGAGGCGACAAATTTACCTTCATCATTGTCAGTCATTGTGCGGACGAGATAAATTTTTTCGCCGTCGGAATTGTCTGTCCACAAGGCTTTCGGTATTTGTCCTTTATTGTTTTGAATCACGGCGTTCGCAACATTCAAGATGCTTTTTGTACTGCGGTAATTCTGTTCCAGCTTTACCACTTTTACATCGTCATAATCTTTTTGGAACTGTAAAATATTTTCAATCGTAGCCCCGCGAAAACTGTAAATGCTTTGCGCGTCATCGCCCACTACGCAAATATTTTCGTGTGCCGCAGCCAGCAATTTCGTAATTTGATACTGCACGGGATTTGTGTCCTGATACTCATCAATCAATACATATTTAAACTTGTGCTGAAACTTGTGTAGCACTTCGGGAAACGTGTTCAGGAGTTCATACATTTTCAGCAATAAATCGTCAAAATCCATTGCGCCGTTTTTGAAGCAACGCTTCGCGTAAGCTTCGTAAATTTTCGCAATCGCCGGACGGTTGGCGCGCATATCTTCCTGCTGAATGTAATAATCTTCGGCGTATTGCAAAGGTCCGATTAATGAGTTTTTTGCTTGGGAAATTCTGCTCGCAACGATATTCGGCTTATAATGTTTTTCGTCCAGTTCCATTTCTTTGATAACGGTTTTCAGTACGCTTTTACTGTCGTCGCCATCGTAAATTGTAAAGCTGTTCGGATAACCCAAACGATGTGCTTCGCCACGCAAAATGCGCGCAAACACACTATGAAACGTACCGATGTATAAATTTCGTGCTTCGTGATTTCCCAACATTTTTTCGATACGCTCTTTCATTTCCGCCGCAGCTTTGTTGGTAAATGTAAGCGCGAGAATATTGAAAGCATCCACGCCCTGCGCCATCAAATGGGCAATGCGTGTAGTTAAAACTTTTGTTTTGCCGCTACCCGCTCCTGCGACAATCATCAATGGTCCGTTGATGTGCGTGGCGGCTTCGTATTGTTGCTCGTTCAGTCCTTTTAAATAGTCTTGCATAAGGCGTGCAAGTTACAAAAAGCGAGAGGGAAATTGAGGGATGATTTTGAGAAGTAAGATTTATTTTTCTTTAAAAATTTGTTTTGATTTATGATTTAAGGTTTGTACCACTATAAGCGCTGCACAACAGGAAATATCATTTTTTGTCAGCAACATATACTCATCAAAGCAATGCAGAACATCAATAATTGCGGAATGGCAAGAAAATTGCTCTTTAGAAAGAGACTTCTTTTATTTAATAACTTTAAATCCTTATGTTATGAGAAGTATTCTATGGTTAGTTGCGGTTATCTGCATTATCGTTTGGCTCTTAGGTATTTTAGGCGTAATAGTCGGCATCGGTACGAGCTATTTGATACACATCTTATTAGTTATTGCGGTAATTATAGTTCTGTACAATATTATTTCAGGCAGGAAACCTTTGGATTAATAGAAGTATTGTGATGAATTGTTTTTTGTTGAACTATTAAGCATTTTACCTATGCACGTGAGCCGGCAAAATTTGTGAAACCTTTCCAGGTCCGCTCATGGCAAGTTTTTTGCGAGCGATACAACTCGATTCCTTCTTATGAAGCGAAAGATTGCATACATAAATATTACAGATGGTTCTTCCACAACATTTAATTTTCTTCATGATTGGAAGTGTATGAAATCTTAAAACATTGAATTACTTTTATTTCAACATATCCAAGATTCCTTCATTTTGGATAATAAGCATACCCTGACGGTCTTCCGTGATACCTTCGGTTAATGTGTACGGATAGCGCGGCGTGCTGCCTTCCATCTCCGTCGGCA from Arachidicoccus sp. BS20 encodes the following:
- a CDS encoding lmo0937 family membrane protein; protein product: MRSILWLVAVICIIVWLLGILGVIVGIGTSYLIHILLVIAVIIVLYNIISGRKPLD
- a CDS encoding ATP-dependent helicase, whose translation is MQDYLKGLNEQQYEAATHINGPLMIVAGAGSGKTKVLTTRIAHLMAQGVDAFNILALTFTNKAAAEMKERIEKMLGNHEARNLYIGTFHSVFARILRGEAHRLGYPNSFTIYDGDDSKSVLKTVIKEMELDEKHYKPNIVASRISQAKNSLIGPLQYAEDYYIQQEDMRANRPAIAKIYEAYAKRCFKNGAMDFDDLLLKMYELLNTFPEVLHKFQHKFKYVLIDEYQDTNPVQYQITKLLAAAHENICVVGDDAQSIYSFRGATIENILQFQKDYDDVKVVKLEQNYRSTKSILNVANAVIQNNKGQIPKALWTDNSDGEKIYLVRTMTDNDEGKFVASTIQEQKLRNHYNNSDFSILYRTNAQSRSYEENLRRAGIPYKIYGGLSFYQRKEIKDFIAYLRVIGNTRDEEALKRIINYPVRGIGKTTMEKLQTIANESNITLWETLERAGEFGAKGGGLESIKNFVTMIRYFQSLLKEKNAFEVATEMGKHTGLIKELFSDKTTEGLARYENVQELLNSIREWVDTQDSLSQIDEDGILIDNVSTEDTKNAQSLGVYLQQITLLTDADKDDGTGDVVKLMTIHAAKGLEFPVVFVGGLEETLFPSGMSINTREELEEERRLFYVAVTRAKSKLWLTYANTRYRFGNLVQNDPSRFIDEMPKELVDRKNAGGSAYTSSGLNNGNAFGFRNNSATEAERRYGPPPVPKTKTTSSLPSQPPVAPRVIEHKPQGEFVPSDTSDLAEGDKVEHQKFGFGIVVKMEGAAHNRIATVNFNLNGEKKIMLNYAKLKIIR